The Exiguobacterium aurantiacum DSM 6208 genome includes a window with the following:
- a CDS encoding YceI family protein, with protein sequence MAKTYQVDPAHSTINFTVKHMMISKVKGEFKDFHVEANGQPDDLANASVKVTIKAASIDTNNGDRDNHLRSGDFFDVEQHEDIVFESTSFRSKGGGEFELTGNLTIRGTTREETFEVEYEGSAKDPWGNMKHAFTGDGSINREDYGLTWNQALEAGGVLVDKKVKFDFELQFTESEA encoded by the coding sequence CGTATCAAGTCGACCCGGCACATAGCACCATCAACTTTACCGTCAAGCATATGATGATTTCTAAAGTGAAAGGCGAGTTTAAAGACTTTCACGTCGAGGCGAACGGGCAACCGGATGATCTCGCGAACGCGAGTGTGAAGGTGACGATTAAAGCGGCATCAATCGACACGAACAATGGCGATCGTGACAACCACTTGCGGTCTGGCGACTTCTTTGACGTCGAACAGCACGAGGACATCGTGTTCGAGTCGACGTCGTTCCGCTCAAAAGGCGGTGGTGAATTCGAGTTGACGGGCAACTTGACGATTCGCGGCACGACGCGTGAAGAGACGTTCGAAGTCGAGTATGAAGGGAGCGCGAAGGACCCGTGGGGCAACATGAAGCACGCCTTCACCGGGGATGGATCGATCAACCGGGAAGACTATGGCTTGACTTGGAACCAGGCGCTCGAAGCGGGCGGCGTCCTCGTCGATAAGAAAGTGAAATTCGATTTCGAGCTCCAGTTCACGGAGTCAGAGGCATAA